A portion of the Pseudoxanthomonas sp. JBR18 genome contains these proteins:
- a CDS encoding FAD/NAD(P)-binding oxidoreductase: MLEPVRHYQVLVVGAGPAGLAAAQAAASHGARVGLVDAQPRAGGQVWRHDIDQGVPAVAQRALATLHHQGIDWLAQTQVTLSQPGWLLADGPDGACQLHYDRLVLATGARELLLPFPGWTLPGVTGAGGAQALAKQGWPLAGKRVLVAGSGPLLLASAATLKAHGAVVLGIHEQASAGALAGFAVRLARWPGKAAQAVALRAQLAGVAYRSSSVVVAAHGDTCLREVEIEGPLGRQRIACDQLAVGYGLVPNTELAQLLGCRIEYVGAHPQVAVDAQQRTSIEHVFAVGEACGIGGLDCALVEGAIAGHMAADANAAAHALTPRRHRARAFASLLRRQFALTPRVHALATATTTVCRCEDVTLGELAGFADSREAKLQSRCGMGACQGRVCGTALAELGLGRPELSTDGGRRPPLFPVRLAALADSFTDPSQGISP, translated from the coding sequence ATGCTTGAGCCGGTCCGCCATTACCAGGTGCTGGTGGTCGGTGCCGGCCCGGCCGGGCTGGCCGCGGCGCAGGCGGCGGCCAGCCATGGCGCACGCGTTGGCCTGGTCGATGCGCAGCCGCGCGCGGGCGGCCAGGTCTGGCGACACGATATCGACCAGGGGGTGCCGGCTGTGGCGCAACGTGCGTTGGCCACGCTGCATCACCAGGGCATCGACTGGCTCGCGCAGACCCAGGTGACCTTGTCGCAACCGGGCTGGCTGCTCGCCGATGGTCCTGATGGCGCGTGCCAGCTGCACTACGACAGGCTGGTGCTGGCCACCGGGGCGCGCGAACTGCTGCTGCCGTTCCCGGGTTGGACCCTGCCCGGCGTGACCGGTGCGGGTGGCGCGCAGGCGTTGGCCAAGCAAGGCTGGCCGCTGGCCGGCAAGCGGGTGCTGGTCGCCGGCAGTGGTCCGTTGCTGCTGGCCAGCGCGGCCACCCTCAAGGCCCATGGCGCGGTGGTGCTGGGAATCCACGAACAAGCCTCGGCTGGCGCATTGGCAGGCTTCGCTGTGCGACTTGCGCGCTGGCCGGGCAAGGCGGCGCAGGCGGTGGCGCTGCGTGCGCAGCTGGCGGGCGTTGCGTATCGCAGCAGCAGCGTGGTGGTTGCCGCCCATGGCGATACCTGCTTGCGCGAAGTGGAGATCGAAGGCCCGCTCGGCCGCCAGCGCATCGCCTGCGACCAGTTGGCGGTCGGCTATGGGCTGGTGCCCAACACCGAGCTGGCGCAGTTGCTCGGCTGCCGCATCGAATACGTCGGCGCCCATCCGCAGGTGGCGGTCGATGCCCAGCAGCGCACCAGCATCGAACACGTCTTTGCCGTGGGCGAGGCCTGCGGCATCGGCGGCCTCGACTGTGCCCTGGTCGAAGGCGCCATCGCCGGTCACATGGCCGCCGACGCCAACGCGGCCGCGCATGCGCTGACCCCGCGCCGGCACCGCGCGCGGGCTTTCGCCAGCCTGCTGCGGCGCCAGTTCGCACTCACCCCACGCGTGCACGCGCTGGCGACGGCCACCACCACCGTCTGCCGCTGCGAGGACGTGACCCTGGGTGAACTGGCCGGCTTTGCCGATAGCCGCGAGGCCAAGCTGCAATCGCGCTGCGGCATGGGCGCCTGCCAAGGGCGGGTCTGTGGCACCGCGCTTGCCGAACTGGGCCTGGGCCGGCCCGAGCTTTCCACCGATGGCGGCCGCCGGCCGCCGTTGTTCCCGGTCCGCCTTGCGGCGCTGGCCGACTCATTCACCGATCCATCGCAAGGGATATCCCCATGA
- a CDS encoding dihydrodipicolinate synthase family protein: MSNAPFWKGVLPAITTPFNADGSVDHAFLAKHAGQLVDAGCTAIVPLGSLGEAATLSFDEKVAIITTLVKAVGERVPVVPGIASLSTAEAVRLAQAAKDAGARGLMVLPVYVYSSDWHEAKAYARAVLSATDLPSILYNNPVAYRTDILPAQIAELAAEFPNLQAVKESSGEIRRFAAIKELLGERLVLLVGMDDAIVEGLAMGAEGWIAGLVNAYPVESVKLFELARDGGYPAAAELYHWFLPLLRLDTVPKFVQLIKLVQAKVGMGSETVRAPRLVVEGAERAAALQVIDQAIATKPAL, from the coding sequence ATGAGCAATGCACCTTTCTGGAAGGGCGTCCTGCCCGCCATCACCACCCCATTCAATGCCGACGGCAGCGTCGATCATGCCTTCCTGGCCAAGCACGCCGGCCAGCTGGTGGACGCCGGTTGCACCGCCATCGTGCCGCTGGGTTCGCTGGGCGAAGCGGCCACGCTGTCTTTCGATGAGAAGGTCGCCATCATCACCACCCTGGTCAAGGCGGTCGGCGAGCGCGTGCCGGTGGTGCCGGGCATCGCCTCGCTGTCCACCGCCGAAGCGGTCAGGCTGGCCCAGGCCGCCAAGGACGCCGGTGCGCGCGGGCTGATGGTGCTGCCGGTGTACGTGTATTCGTCCGATTGGCACGAGGCCAAGGCCTACGCGCGCGCGGTGCTGAGCGCCACCGACCTGCCCAGCATTCTATACAACAACCCGGTGGCCTATCGCACCGATATCCTCCCGGCGCAGATCGCGGAGCTGGCTGCTGAGTTCCCCAACCTGCAGGCGGTCAAGGAATCCTCGGGCGAGATCCGCCGCTTCGCCGCCATCAAGGAACTGCTGGGCGAGCGCCTGGTGCTGCTGGTGGGCATGGACGACGCCATCGTCGAAGGCCTGGCCATGGGCGCCGAAGGCTGGATCGCCGGCCTGGTCAATGCGTATCCGGTGGAGTCGGTGAAGCTGTTCGAACTGGCCCGCGACGGCGGCTACCCGGCCGCGGCCGAGCTCTACCACTGGTTTCTGCCGCTGCTGCGGTTGGATACGGTTCCCAAGTTCGTGCAGTTGATCAAGCTGGTCCAGGCCAAGGTTGGCATGGGCAGCGAAACCGTGCGTGCCCCACGCTTGGTCGTGGAAGGTGCCGAACGCGCCGCGGCATTGCAGGTGATCGACCAGGCCATCGCCACCAAGCCTGCGCTGTAA
- a CDS encoding aldehyde dehydrogenase family protein, which produces MNASKQPVLLAGRWQQSLSPQGGFHANDPTTGEVIGPCFPISGADDIEAALAAACEVAATLAAAPVERIAAFLDAYAAALEADADTLVALAHQETALPGPTRLRGNELPRTSGQLRQAAKAVREHAWTTPTIDTAAGLRAHLAPLGKPVLVFGPNNFPFAFNAIAGSDFASAIAARNPVIAKAHPLHPATSERMAQLAHRALEEAGLPPAAVQMLYQFDNALGLKLAGDTRLGAIGFTGSRAGGLALKAAADAAGVLFYAELSSVNPVFVLPGALAERGQALAQEFFASCTMGSGQFCTNPGVLVVPRSPAGDAFVAAATEHFAGAAPMVLFSQGGVTHLAQGVATLRDAGAALLAGGTAGEGAGFRYAPTLLSVDAGDFLAHPQALQTEAFGPVSLVVRVDGTEQMVAVASAFQGNLTGTMYRAADGSDDEAWRAIAPVLRARVGRLINSKMPTGVAVSAAQNHGGPFPSTGHPGFTSVGMPAAIHRFAALHSYDAVPDVLLPVELRDANPARIQRLVDGQWTCADVEVVA; this is translated from the coding sequence ATGAATGCTTCGAAACAACCCGTCCTGCTGGCCGGACGCTGGCAGCAAAGTCTGTCCCCCCAGGGTGGTTTTCATGCAAACGACCCGACCACCGGTGAGGTGATCGGGCCGTGCTTCCCGATCAGCGGCGCGGACGATATCGAGGCGGCGCTGGCTGCCGCCTGCGAGGTGGCAGCCACCCTGGCGGCGGCGCCAGTTGAACGCATTGCCGCGTTCCTGGACGCGTATGCCGCTGCACTGGAGGCCGATGCCGACACCCTGGTGGCCCTGGCCCACCAGGAAACGGCATTGCCCGGGCCAACCCGCCTGCGCGGCAATGAGCTTCCGCGCACCAGTGGCCAGCTGCGCCAGGCGGCCAAGGCGGTGCGTGAGCATGCCTGGACCACCCCGACCATCGATACCGCCGCCGGCCTGCGCGCGCACCTGGCGCCGCTGGGCAAGCCGGTGCTGGTGTTCGGCCCGAATAATTTCCCGTTCGCCTTCAATGCCATCGCCGGCAGCGACTTTGCCTCGGCCATCGCCGCGCGCAACCCGGTGATCGCCAAGGCCCATCCGTTGCACCCTGCCACCAGCGAGCGCATGGCGCAGCTGGCGCATCGGGCGCTGGAGGAGGCCGGGCTGCCGCCGGCCGCGGTGCAGATGCTGTACCAGTTCGACAACGCGCTTGGCCTCAAGCTGGCCGGCGATACGCGCCTGGGCGCGATCGGCTTTACTGGCAGCCGGGCCGGTGGACTGGCGCTGAAGGCGGCCGCCGACGCCGCCGGCGTGCTGTTCTACGCCGAGCTGTCCAGCGTCAACCCGGTGTTCGTCCTGCCGGGCGCACTGGCCGAACGCGGCCAGGCGCTGGCGCAGGAGTTCTTTGCCTCCTGCACGATGGGCAGCGGCCAGTTCTGTACCAATCCCGGCGTGCTGGTGGTGCCCCGCAGCCCGGCCGGTGATGCCTTCGTGGCGGCGGCGACCGAGCACTTTGCCGGGGCCGCGCCGATGGTGCTGTTCTCGCAGGGCGGTGTGACCCACCTGGCGCAGGGCGTGGCCACCTTGCGTGACGCCGGGGCCGCCCTGCTGGCCGGCGGCACGGCGGGCGAGGGTGCGGGCTTCCGCTACGCGCCAACCCTGCTGAGCGTGGATGCGGGCGATTTCCTCGCCCACCCGCAGGCGCTGCAGACCGAGGCGTTTGGCCCGGTCAGTCTGGTGGTGCGGGTGGACGGCACCGAACAGATGGTCGCGGTGGCGAGCGCCTTCCAGGGCAACCTCACCGGCACCATGTATCGCGCCGCCGACGGCAGCGATGACGAGGCCTGGCGCGCGATCGCCCCGGTCCTGCGCGCGCGCGTGGGCCGTTTGATCAACAGCAAGATGCCGACGGGGGTGGCGGTCAGCGCGGCCCAGAACCACGGGGGACCGTTCCCCAGCACCGGCCATCCAGGCTTCACCTCGGTGGGCATGCCGGCGGCGATCCATCGCTTCGCCGCGCTGCACAGCTACGACGCGGTGCCCGATGTGCTGCTGCCGGTGGAACTGCGCGATGCGAACCCGGCGCGGATCCAGCGCCTGGTCGATGGGCAGTGGACCTGTGCCGATGTGGAGGTGGTGGCATGA
- a CDS encoding Xaa-Pro peptidase family protein — MSGQIGGLSLAEARAQLQPWTTLAPAIGADEYQQRIARARALMREQGVDALLVGAGTSLRYFTGVPWGATERLVAMLLTAQGEPQLICPVFEEGSLDAVLKVPVAKRLWEEHQDPYALVVQAMAAQGATKLALDPGIAFGVHTGLRAHLDAAAIVDASAIIDGCRMCKSAAELALMQQACDMTLQVHRLAAGIAHAGIGTDELVRFIDQAHRALGADNGSTFCIVQFGHATAFPHGIPGVQHLQEGQLVLIDTGCTVQGYHSDITRTWIFGTPSDAQRRIWDLEQAAQAAAFAAVRPGVSCESVDAAARAVLEAAGLGPDYRLPGLPHRTGHGCGLSIHEAPYVVRGNATLLQPGMCCSNEPMIVVPGEFGVRLEDHFYVTERGAQWFTPPSPAIDRPFA; from the coding sequence ATGAGCGGCCAGATCGGTGGCCTGAGCCTGGCCGAGGCCCGGGCGCAGCTGCAGCCATGGACAACGTTGGCACCGGCCATCGGCGCCGATGAATACCAGCAGCGCATCGCCCGCGCCCGCGCGCTGATGCGCGAGCAGGGCGTGGACGCGCTGCTGGTCGGTGCCGGGACTTCGCTGCGCTATTTCACCGGCGTGCCGTGGGGCGCGACCGAACGCTTGGTGGCCATGCTGCTGACCGCGCAAGGCGAGCCGCAGCTGATCTGCCCGGTGTTCGAGGAAGGCTCGTTGGATGCGGTGCTCAAGGTGCCGGTCGCCAAGCGCTTGTGGGAAGAACACCAGGACCCGTACGCGCTGGTGGTGCAGGCCATGGCCGCCCAGGGCGCCACCAAGTTAGCGTTGGACCCGGGCATCGCCTTCGGCGTGCACACCGGCTTGCGCGCGCATCTGGATGCGGCCGCCATCGTCGATGCCAGCGCGATCATCGACGGTTGCCGCATGTGCAAATCCGCGGCCGAACTGGCGTTGATGCAGCAGGCCTGCGACATGACCTTGCAGGTCCATCGGTTGGCGGCGGGCATCGCCCACGCCGGCATCGGCACCGACGAACTGGTGCGCTTCATCGACCAGGCCCATCGCGCGCTGGGCGCCGACAACGGGTCGACCTTCTGCATCGTCCAGTTCGGCCATGCCACCGCCTTCCCGCATGGCATCCCTGGCGTGCAGCACCTGCAGGAAGGCCAGCTGGTCCTGATCGACACCGGCTGCACCGTGCAGGGCTACCACTCGGACATCACCCGCACCTGGATCTTCGGCACGCCCAGCGACGCGCAGCGCCGGATCTGGGACCTGGAGCAGGCCGCGCAGGCTGCTGCGTTTGCCGCGGTGCGCCCGGGCGTGAGCTGTGAGTCGGTCGACGCTGCCGCGCGTGCGGTGCTCGAAGCGGCCGGGCTTGGTCCCGATTACCGGCTGCCTGGCCTGCCGCATCGTACCGGCCACGGCTGTGGACTTTCGATCCACGAGGCGCCGTATGTGGTCCGTGGCAACGCCACGCTGCTGCAGCCCGGCATGTGCTGCAGCAACGAACCGATGATCGTGGTCCCGGGTGAGTTCGGGGTGCGGCTGGAAGACCATTTCTACGTGACCGAACGCGGTGCGCAGTGGTTCACGCCGCCATCGCCGGCCATCGACCGGCCGTTCGCCTAG
- a CDS encoding DUF885 family protein: protein MNLFRPLVASVLAAALCTACKPDAQAPTSQVSSSAASAQQAAKAFDALLDVQWQYQLQHSPEFASIIGDKRYNDRWSDYSLAAVEADRKATADLLARFKAVDARALDEQRQLSLKMMLGQLQDKLESIRLKNYEMPLEPVGGIQLSLAGQGDAFPFDDAKDFQDYIKRLQAVPVVIDQVIEVSRQGAKDHLIQPRYLLEKLPAQITKIAAPSGADSAFASPLKKLDQAVADPAQREQLRAQLIAAIDDQVRPAYTKLAAFVRDEYAAQGREHEGLWSLPDGDARYRFAIHTQTTTDKSPEEIHQIGLSEVARIEGEMTAIAKAQGYPDLASFREAVATDKSHFAKNSEQILDLYRGYIAGMEPELPKLFGRLPKTPLIVQGMPAFRREAPGAEYWQSNPQGTKPAIVMVNANDATERTLVNIETTAYHEGVPGHHLQISLAQTLPLPPFRQQAGYNAFIEGWALYAERLAGEVGFYKDPYSAYGHLAGELLRANRLVLDTGVHYKHWTRQQMVDFFHAHPSDDEPSIQAETDRYIVWPGQALGYKLGQLDILALRAKAKQALGDKFDIRAFHDEILGGGAMPLDLLDARIDAWIAQVQAAPAAPNTKETP, encoded by the coding sequence ATGAACCTGTTCCGTCCTCTTGTTGCCAGCGTGCTGGCTGCTGCCTTGTGTACGGCCTGCAAGCCGGATGCGCAGGCGCCAACGTCCCAGGTCTCAAGCAGTGCGGCCTCTGCGCAGCAGGCCGCCAAGGCCTTTGATGCGTTGCTGGACGTGCAGTGGCAGTACCAGCTGCAGCACAGCCCGGAGTTCGCCAGCATCATTGGCGACAAGCGCTACAACGACCGCTGGAGTGACTACTCGCTGGCCGCGGTCGAGGCCGACCGCAAGGCCACGGCCGATTTGCTGGCCCGGTTCAAGGCGGTCGATGCGCGTGCACTGGACGAGCAGCGCCAGCTCAGCCTGAAGATGATGCTGGGCCAGCTGCAGGACAAACTGGAGTCGATCCGGCTGAAGAATTACGAAATGCCGCTGGAACCGGTGGGCGGCATCCAGCTGTCGCTGGCCGGGCAGGGCGATGCGTTTCCGTTCGACGATGCCAAGGATTTCCAGGACTACATCAAGCGCCTGCAGGCGGTGCCGGTGGTGATCGACCAGGTGATCGAGGTCTCGCGCCAGGGCGCCAAGGACCACCTCATCCAGCCGCGCTATCTGCTGGAAAAGCTGCCCGCACAGATCACCAAGATCGCAGCGCCCTCTGGGGCCGACAGCGCGTTTGCCTCGCCGCTGAAAAAGCTCGACCAGGCCGTGGCCGATCCGGCCCAGCGTGAGCAACTGCGCGCGCAGTTGATCGCGGCCATCGATGACCAGGTGCGCCCGGCCTATACCAAGCTGGCCGCGTTCGTGCGCGACGAGTACGCCGCGCAAGGGCGTGAGCACGAAGGCTTGTGGTCCTTGCCCGATGGCGATGCGCGTTACCGGTTTGCCATCCACACCCAGACCACCACCGACAAGTCGCCCGAGGAGATCCACCAGATCGGCCTGAGCGAGGTGGCGCGGATCGAGGGCGAGATGACCGCGATCGCCAAGGCCCAGGGTTATCCGGACCTGGCCAGCTTCCGCGAGGCGGTGGCCACCGACAAGTCGCACTTCGCCAAGAACAGCGAGCAGATCCTGGACCTCTATCGCGGCTATATCGCCGGGATGGAGCCCGAGCTGCCCAAGCTGTTCGGCCGCCTGCCCAAGACGCCGTTGATCGTGCAGGGCATGCCGGCGTTCCGCCGCGAGGCGCCCGGTGCCGAGTACTGGCAAAGCAACCCGCAAGGCACCAAGCCGGCCATCGTGATGGTCAATGCCAACGATGCCACCGAGCGCACCTTGGTCAACATCGAGACCACCGCCTACCACGAGGGCGTGCCTGGCCATCACCTGCAGATCTCGCTGGCCCAGACCCTGCCGCTGCCGCCGTTCCGCCAGCAGGCCGGCTACAACGCCTTCATCGAAGGCTGGGCGCTGTATGCCGAACGCCTGGCCGGCGAGGTGGGCTTCTACAAGGATCCTTACAGCGCCTATGGCCACCTGGCCGGGGAACTGCTGCGTGCCAACCGCCTGGTCCTGGATACCGGCGTGCACTACAAGCACTGGACCCGCCAGCAGATGGTGGACTTCTTCCACGCCCACCCGTCCGACGACGAGCCCAGCATCCAGGCCGAGACCGACCGCTACATCGTCTGGCCGGGCCAGGCGCTGGGCTACAAGCTGGGCCAGCTGGACATCCTGGCGCTGCGCGCCAAGGCCAAACAGGCGCTGGGCGACAAGTTCGACATCCGCGCCTTCCACGACGAGATCCTCGGCGGCGGCGCCATGCCGCTGGACCTGCTGGATGCACGGATCGATGCGTGGATCGCACAGGTCCAGGCCGCACCGGCTGCCCCCAACACCAAGGAGACTCCATGA
- a CDS encoding DUF885 family protein, with protein MSFRAPLSLALLLAMTSTGLAVHAGDASAAVAPTTGTAPASDAAARFKALYTREWAWRQEQDAGGDDENGNSRPADHLPKVDPATQAMRTAYWQQVMGELKTIPQDQLSAVDQVNYQVYQQQIQVLLDQQRFHAWEMPFNSDTAFWTNLGFTARGTFHNAEDYRRYLAQLADIPRYFDDQTRNMRAGLARGFSVPRVTLTGRDQSIADVANAKGEANLFYTPFKQMPSSIPAAEQAQLRQQALAAISSSVIPAYDKLLHFIRQEYFPKARKTLAAEAMPDGKAYYRAQIREFVTEDMDPEQIHRIGLEEVASLRKQMQQVMDEVGFKGSFSEFLTFLRTDPQFYAKTPQELLDHAAWIAKTMDGNLGKFFGRVPRQRFTIKPVPDDLAPFYTGGRGGMDTYWLNTYNLPSRPLYVLPALTLHESSPGHSLQMSLAAEDTDLPDFRRYTYISAYGEGWALYCEYLGQEMGMYTTPYERFGYLTYQMWRAARLVIDTGVHHQGWTREQALAYLRDNAALSEHEITTEVDRYIAWPGQALSYYLGELEILKLRKQAQAALGDKFDIRNFHDAVLSLGSVPLPVLDARIERFIAEGGKSPWADQDPSR; from the coding sequence ATGAGCTTTCGTGCCCCCCTGTCCTTGGCGCTGCTGCTGGCCATGACCAGCACCGGTCTGGCCGTCCACGCTGGCGATGCCAGCGCCGCCGTGGCGCCCACCACCGGCACCGCCCCGGCCAGCGATGCGGCGGCGCGCTTCAAGGCGCTGTACACGCGCGAATGGGCCTGGCGCCAGGAGCAGGACGCCGGTGGCGATGACGAAAACGGTAACAGCAGGCCGGCCGATCACCTGCCCAAGGTCGATCCGGCCACCCAGGCCATGCGCACCGCTTACTGGCAGCAGGTGATGGGCGAACTGAAGACTATCCCCCAGGACCAGCTGTCGGCGGTGGACCAGGTCAACTACCAGGTCTACCAGCAGCAGATCCAGGTACTGCTGGACCAGCAGCGCTTCCATGCCTGGGAGATGCCGTTCAACAGCGACACCGCGTTCTGGACCAACCTGGGGTTCACCGCGCGCGGCACCTTCCACAACGCCGAGGACTATCGCCGTTACCTGGCCCAGCTGGCCGATATCCCGCGCTACTTCGACGACCAGACCCGCAACATGCGCGCGGGCCTGGCGCGTGGTTTCAGCGTGCCGCGCGTGACCTTGACCGGCCGCGACCAATCGATTGCCGATGTGGCCAACGCCAAGGGCGAAGCCAATCTGTTCTACACCCCGTTCAAGCAGATGCCGTCCAGCATCCCCGCCGCCGAACAGGCCCAACTGCGGCAGCAGGCGCTGGCGGCGATCTCCAGCAGCGTGATCCCGGCCTACGACAAGCTGCTGCACTTCATCCGCCAGGAGTACTTCCCCAAGGCACGCAAGACGTTGGCCGCCGAAGCCATGCCCGATGGCAAGGCCTACTACCGCGCGCAGATCCGCGAGTTCGTCACCGAAGACATGGATCCCGAGCAGATCCACCGCATTGGCCTTGAGGAAGTGGCCAGCCTGCGCAAGCAGATGCAGCAGGTGATGGACGAGGTGGGCTTCAAGGGCAGCTTCTCCGAGTTTCTGACCTTCCTGCGCACCGATCCGCAGTTCTATGCCAAGACCCCGCAGGAACTGCTGGACCACGCGGCCTGGATCGCCAAGACCATGGACGGCAACCTGGGGAAGTTCTTCGGCCGGGTGCCGCGCCAGCGCTTCACCATCAAGCCGGTGCCCGACGACCTGGCCCCGTTCTACACCGGTGGCCGCGGCGGCATGGACACCTATTGGCTCAACACCTACAACCTGCCGTCGCGGCCGCTGTACGTGCTGCCGGCGCTGACCCTGCATGAGTCCTCGCCAGGTCACTCGCTGCAGATGTCGCTGGCGGCCGAAGACACCGATCTGCCCGACTTTCGCCGCTACACCTATATCTCCGCCTATGGCGAGGGCTGGGCGCTGTACTGCGAATACCTGGGCCAGGAAATGGGCATGTACACCACGCCCTACGAGCGCTTTGGCTACCTGACCTACCAGATGTGGCGCGCGGCACGGCTGGTCATCGATACCGGCGTCCACCACCAAGGCTGGACCCGCGAACAGGCGCTGGCCTACCTGCGCGACAACGCCGCCCTGAGCGAGCACGAGATCACCACCGAGGTGGATCGCTACATCGCCTGGCCGGGCCAGGCCCTGTCCTACTACCTGGGCGAGCTGGAGATCCTGAAGTTGCGCAAGCAGGCGCAAGCGGCGCTGGGCGACAAGTTCGACATCCGCAACTTCCACGACGCGGTGCTGTCGCTGGGCTCGGTGCCGCTGCCGGTGCTGGACGCACGGATCGAGCGCTTCATCGCCGAGGGCGGCAAGTCGCCCTGGGCCGATCAGGACCCGAGCCGGTAG